TGTAGAAGTGCTTTGACCCAGGATAGATCTGTTGCTTGTGGGTTTCTTTGTTCTTCCCATGATCCAGTTGTTTACAATACTTTTAGAAACATCCAAATAATTTTAGAGATGGAAATCGGTTCTAAATCTAAGTAAGTGGGGTTAAGCTCCATGGTGCAGAATACACGTCCTCCTTGGGTTTCTTGTTTAGCTCTGCAGTCCCTCAGGCTTGTGCTGTGGGAGAGAAGAGCATTCACCATAGATAGGGCAGATGGCAAGAACATTTTTAGTTTTTGTCTAAAACCCAAGAGACTTTTCTTCCACATCTGGACTTATGGAAAAAACACAAGTCCTAAATTGATTTTCCAGTCTCCGAATAAAGAGGAAATGAATGGCCTGCCTGTACATATCCAGAGGCCCTTGGAGGCTGTGGGTCAAGTGCTTGGAGATGCCTGGAGGTCAACTTATTTGACCACACATGTTGTCTTTGGCCTTGTGGCACGAGGATATCAAGGCCGGCAGCAGGTGGTTGGGTCAGTGCTCTCCATATGTTGTCTCCTGTGCCAAACTCTCCCTagaattcttatttttttttttcttaaagtaaaaaaaagttacaatatTTTTCAAGAATACAAATTGGCTCATCTCAACCAAACCATAGACTTCTCAAATGTTTCCATCTGAGAGCTGTTTTGAGGTTTTTGCCCCTCATCCAGAGCAGAGCACCTGTAGGTCACACTAGTGCCATTTGGGGAAATAACCCAATTAACACCCCTTTTAGAGCCTTTACCTCGGCAGATGCAAACTGTATGGAAGACGTAAGATCAGATGTGAAGCCCGCAGTGGAGGTTTCTTCTCATTCTGCTGGTTCTCTTCAATGAAAACCACCACATTAGGTGGCTGAAATGCCTTAGACACATAATCGGTCCACTTTGTTTGGACGAGGGGCAAGAACCCCCAAAACTGCTGTCTACAGATAGGTTAGTCTTCTTTTTAGAAGAGTCTACAGTTTACCTGACCTAAGCTAATATGCATATTTTTCCTTATGGAGCATTGCCTTGAAAATTAGTCTTCATACAACTGTGGGCCTTTTCAATGAGAACCAGTGGCAAACTTGTAAGGCATTGATGTTTTATTGGTATAGTCCAGTTCTGCTTACTAATCATCCCTGAAGATAAGCATTGCCAATGAGACCTTGTAGACCAGAGATTGTTGCCCAAATCTGGAGAAGGTAGAAAACGTCTACCAGTCTCTCTGGGGGAGCTACTATGATCGATTTGTAGAAAACAGGCCCGTAGAGGGTCATCCCTCAAAAGGAACACCTGCTGTAAGATGAAAGCCTCTGAATCTGCAAATCTTGTGTTGCGGCAGCTCCACCACCCACAGAGTCTTTTTTCATCAGGGTCGACCTATTGAGATGAGTAACGAGATGCTGTGAAGAGTAAATTTTGCTCTGGGTAATGTGATGAGCAGAGGAGATCCCCGGGATGGAGGTGGGAGGAGATCGGCACTcagttttggcaccttttttagaACTAAAGAACCAGTTAATCCTCCCTCCTGATAGAGATAAGGAGAGAGGATCACACCCCCACATAAAGGAGTCAGATACAGAGCGGTACAAAGTCGACAGCGGGGTAATCTGTTAGTCATGTGTTATTGTTGTTCATTTtctgtatattttctttttaaaaatattttttcctgcCTTACATATATTTACACCTGGCAGAAATCGCCCTTCACTCCTAGGTTATCCTTGAAGTTACCTCCTCACAGtagagttacattgtatcacTTTGTATCTGCGCGTCCATTATTTACATAATACATGAAGCCCGCACATGTTACCATCCATCTAAATGTCCACTGTTCTCCTCCAGCTCTCCGAACTCAGATTCTGGGTTTTCTCAGTGGTCTTCAAATTACAACAATTcctagcatcctagaactactggTTTAGCTGGAGAGTGACAGGAGGATGGCCGCTGCTCTTATGTCCATTGATGCACATGAGGACATGTTCATCACAGTCCAACCAGAGATTAGCGGCTGCCAACGTTTCTCGGACACGCCTAATTTTTATATTTCCTTCTCGTCTGATGATCTCTGGGTGGCTGATGGCAGAGATTAATGGCTTGACCTCTTCTGTTTCTGTCCACAGACGGTTTCTAATGCTGCTGGTCAAGGTGTGACGATCACCGGGAACACTACCTTCAACAACTGGAACTGGCCTAACGCGGTTATCTTTGCAGCCACGGTCATCACTACAATTGGTGAGATGTGGGGGCGTAtagtaaaaaaatctaaatgggagGAGGGGGCCCTTGGCTCATGATAACGCACCCCTCCATGCTGGGACTAGAAggttctctgcccccccccccccccctttgaggCAATAGGCTGTTACCCTCATGGTCCCCATAGCAGTGGCCCCTGGTGATCAGTGAGCCTGTCCAGTAGAGAATAAGACGCCTCCATTTATAAATTACCAAGACATTAAGTGCTACTAATactaattgaatattttttttctctcccccaGGTTATGGTAATATAGCCCCGAAGACGTCTGCTGGGCGGCTGTTCTGTATATTCTATGGCTTGTTCGGAGTGCCGCTTTGCCTGACTTGGATCAGCGCCTTAGGAAAGTTCTTTGCAGGACGAGCTAAAAGATTGGGCCAGTTTCTCACTAAAAGAGGAGTCACTCCGGTAAGAGGAACCAAAGTCTAGAAGGTTTTTCCCTGCAGCGCCTCATTTGGCCATTTGGAGCGCTGTTTACTTTCTTAAAGGGGTGTTTTTCCCTGAGGCAGACTATACCAGGAGTGTAAAGCGGAGAGGCTGATGGCATGTGGATGGGATACAGCTGTATGGGACGTACCCAGTGTAAATGATGATAGAGCGATAACATGAGGCTTCTAAGAAGTTCTGTTCTCTAAAGTGTGGACAAGGTCTGGCAAATGTAGTGGAAGCAGAGCAGGTGGCGGACTTTATCGGAGACGTCCACGTCACTGGCCGAGCGCTCAGTATTTTCATCTGTTATTCATCTACTTGAGTCCTTACAATGTATGTAGCTGCGCTGCCTCTAGTGTTCATTATTGGAGCTGCAGTTTGACTACTCTGCATCACCTGTcccactcaggatcagtacagcataaggctacattcacacctccgaatgtgttttgcagtccgcagattgcgcatccgcaaaacacggatactggccctgTGCATTCAGCGTTTTGTGGAACACAcacggccagccctatgatagaaatgcctattcttgtctgcgattgcggaTATGctcctatcttttttgcaggacccCAGAACTGAAGTACAGATACAGACAGCACACGCtgcattttttttgcggccccattgaaatcaatgggtccggaacGGATATAAACCCAGAAATgtgtgtgaatggatcctaagtaatgtacacagtgactgcaccagcagaatagtgagtgcagctctggagtataatacaggatgtaactcaggatcagtacaggataagtaatgtatgtacacagtgactgcaccagcagaatagtgagtgcagctctggagtataatacaggatgtaactcaggatcaatacaggataagtaatgtatgtacacagtgactgcaccaacagaatagtgagtgcagctctggagtataatacaggatgtaactcagggtcagtacaggataagtaatgtatgtacacagtgactgcaccagcagaatagtgagtgcagctctggagtataatacaggatgtgactcaggatcagtacaggataagtaatgtatgtacacagtgactgcaccagcagaatagtgagtgcagctctggagtataatacaggatgtaactcaggatcaatacaggataagtaatgtatgtacacagtgactgcaccagcagaatagtgagtgcagctctggagtataatacaggatgtaactcaggatcagtacaggataagtaatgtatgtacacagtgactgcaccagcagaatagagaaaGTAAATTGTTTCAGGAGCAGCAACACAGACGGCTTATGAAGAGCAAAAGTGGTGAATACGCAACAGCTGGGCAGGGGAACGCAGATCCAAAGCGGTCCAATGGCATGTAGAAAGAATGGAGGGCCACAGCAGCGTCTCGCCAGAAAACTTCTTTATTCAGGAACACTCCTTTCCACAAGGCATATAAAAAGTAgtttacagcagcaacgtttcggctacaagtagcctttgtcaagcatgttaACAAGTTAAAATCACAGCCTATAAGTAGCACATGATAGGTCCACCCACaccgctaagcagccaataagatACAAATTTATGTATAACACACCTGTGTATGAAAGCAATGGGAACCAATATGCTGAAATAGATTAGCCAGCTGTAACAGAACGTACCTATATAGGGCCATCACATATAGAGCTCCTCCGTCCCTCCAGCGTCCCATGGTCGGCAGTGCGCATGTCTGCATACGTCATCACATGCGCCACCACGAGGCAGCGCACGTGTGACGTGCCCAAGTCAATCcgaatgcaccagcagaatagtgagtgcagctctggggtgtaatacaggatgtaactcaggatcagtaatgtatatacacagtgactgcaccagcagaatagtgagtgcagctctggagtataatacaggatgtagctcaggatcactacaggataagtaatgtatgtacacagtgactgcaccagcagaatagtgagtgcagctctggagtataatacaggatgtaactcaggatcagtacaggataagtaatgtatgtacacagtgactgcaccagcagaatagtgagtgcagctctggagtataatacaggatgtaactcaggatcagtaaaggataagtaatgtatgtacacagtgactgcaccagcagaatagtgagtgcagctctggagtataatacaggatgtaactcaggatcagtacaggataagtaatgtatgtacacagtgactgcaccagcagaatagtgagtgcagctctggagtataatacaggatgtaactcaggatcagtacaggataagtaatgtatgtacacagtgactgcaccagcagaatagtgagtgcagctctggagtataatacaggatgtaactcaggatcagtagaggataagtaatgtatgtacacagtgactgcaccagcagaatagtgagtgcagctctggagtatattacaggatgtaactcaggatcagtacaggataagtaatgtatgtacacagtgactgcaccagcagaatagtgagtgcagctctggagtataatacaggatgtaactcaggatcagtacaggataagtaatgtatgtacacagtgactgcaccagcagaatagtgagtgcagctctggagtataatacaggatgtaagtcaggatcagtacaggataagtaatgtatgtacacagtgactccaccagcagaatagtgagtgcagctctggaggataatacaggatgtaactcaggatcagtacaggataagtaatgtatgtacacagtgactgcaccagcagaatagtgagtgcagctctggagtataatacaggatgtaactcaggatcagtacaggataagtaatgtatgtacacagtgactgcaccagcagaatagtgagtgcagctctgaagtataatacaggatgtaactcaggatcagtacaggataagtaatgtatgtacacagtgactccaccagcagaatagtgagtgcagctctggagtataatacatgatgtaacttggGTCCAGTAAATAAATTTTGGACAGTAAAGTCTGAATCCTGTCTGGCTCTGTGGCTGTGATCTCGGGTTCTTAGGGGCGGTCAGCAGTATGTAGTTAAACATGTGACGTTCTCTTCCTCTTTCTTCAGCAGTATAGTGTGAATATACATTGTTTATGCCTAAATCTTGCTGACTGTAGAATTTAGTTGCAGCCATCTGGAAAAGGGCTTTTTGAAAGTGGCTGatcctgcaaaaatgtatataaagGCAATTCCCAGTCATTGTACAAGGTCACTACTCGGGCAAATGTGACATAAGGGACATTTAACTGTGTTAGTGATACACCGGACGCGTCCAATCGCTGTATGACGGACCCCTGTCACTTGTATTTGGTTTAGTCCACAACATGGCAGGTTTTGGTTCTATGAACATCAAACATGTAATTTCCCTTTTCTTTTCCTGCAGAGGAAAGCCCAGATCACCTGCACTGCCATCTTCCTCTTGTGGGGCGTCCTGGTCCACCTAGTGATCCCTCCATTAATCTTCATGAGGACTGAAGGCTGGAACTACATCGAGGGTCTCTACTTCTCTTtcatcaccatcaccaccattgGTTTTGGAGACTACGTAGCAGGTTTGTCTTATGTTGTTTTTGTAGCATATTTTAGTACACAGGATGGTGAGAAGCAGTTTTATGAAGATCTATAAAATTGTTGTGACCTGAGGGGTAAAAAGCTACTAGGTGATACGAGTGCCAATGTGTACATGCTCTATAAATGTGAGGAAAAATTGAAAACTTGTATATAACTAGAATCTCTAGATACTATAAGGCGATGGAAAAACTAaactttttgttgtgttttttgggCAGGTGTCGATCCAAAGGTGTCTTACGGTGTCCTCTACAGATATTTTGTGGAAATTTGGATTTATCTTGGCTTGGCCTGGCTGTCCTTGTTCGTGAACTGGAAGGTCAGCATGTTCGTGGAGGTCCACAAGGCCATTAAAAAGAgacgtaaaaaaagaaaagagtccTTTGAAAatgacccacggacaaaaaagaGCAAGCAGATCCCCATGGCTAATTCAAAGGACGTCAACATCCTGAGCTTCCTGTCTAAAAAGGAGGAAACCTACAACGATCTGATTAAACAGATTGGCAAAA
The sequence above is a segment of the Bufo bufo chromosome 4, aBufBuf1.1, whole genome shotgun sequence genome. Coding sequences within it:
- the KCNK5 gene encoding potassium channel subfamily K member 5, translated to MVDRGPLLTSAIIFYLSIGAAIFQVLEEPNWKQATKEYDESKAKILTRFTCLSTKDLEEILETVSNAAGQGVTITGNTTFNNWNWPNAVIFAATVITTIGYGNIAPKTSAGRLFCIFYGLFGVPLCLTWISALGKFFAGRAKRLGQFLTKRGVTPRKAQITCTAIFLLWGVLVHLVIPPLIFMRTEGWNYIEGLYFSFITITTIGFGDYVAGVDPKVSYGVLYRYFVEIWIYLGLAWLSLFVNWKVSMFVEVHKAIKKRRKKRKESFENDPRTKKSKQIPMANSKDVNILSFLSKKEETYNDLIKQIGKNGLKTGGDRILNGDLPGNMPSKGKEMMVVYTKRNGFGYDAVTFSSGLQKENGMRPLQDKEATIFINQLDRISEEEGELWESKDYKPLIFQNNINFVHEEEEEEEDECDNSEDEEKSKSSIEENIENPETPTRLDTFTCLDESSLSSNDTEVYVPYEELVNEYNKINSKGET